The proteins below come from a single Metarhizium brunneum chromosome 1, complete sequence genomic window:
- the HP1 gene encoding Elsinochromes biosynthesis cluster protein HP1 has protein sequence MAKCSYTCGADVVPLEPYGDISGLGVLLGFTIMAWVSVVLVLLYYVLAFDAGVSPFANKRGSGPSSSPSTNPVDAIVFQVFRILRSRLGLKPERHLQLESTFNRCILMLADTQLITGIAIMVSGYYSLTCGLSAYHWQTVLYLAWFSCLTHLSALTCLRAHLHAHPTARTGRLLLMTALLALLFVGFVPTGHFDFRDHQLPEKFSDSAPAVCYFKGGMDRDGTPFASMVLTLLLLAYGYLVRVAKLFESSSTVLSRFSRRLLDRNHDKFLNAWARGLQNMRPSVALCVAGAFIPLQTSLYFALRILLDLYASMLSEVSSLVLSASWASTRLANLRRSGDVGDNDWTFGQVISLVLLAGPALSIAQLMYSCCLSPGQDRTQEDGNISAETCIQGDMVQGPELAPCQPPPGECALAGVEIIPLEESHSSLPGDRNRSLADHSSTSILVRAATPAGNVEETRVEPPASHHYQILQSPGHVEQLQPRSDIDAEVIRILHLGRNAYPGLLGFADILIPSAPLLYFFASILAGVDFVVLLTHQILYFFILLPVFSQAFIICAFFLKLCRVRRQVEAVLRCGLGVGLAVSAINALRWGPPFYILLGLLVGSLLGLQIIAFLSWAVFRLCSLRQHCPQGLAASS, from the exons ATGGCCAAGTGCTCTTATACTTGCGGGGCAGATGTCGTGCCGCTGGAGCCATACGGAGATATATCCGGGCTGGGA GTTCTCCTCGGCTTCACGATTATGGCATGGGTGAGTGTCGTGCTTGTGCTGCTCTACTATGTTCTCGCATTTGATGCCGGGGTGAGCCCATTCGCAAACAAGCGAGGTTCGGGCCcgagctcgtcgccatcaacGAACCCAGTCGATGCAATTGTCTTTCAAGTGTTTCGAATTCTGCGATCTCGTTTGGGTCTGAAGCCCGAGAGACACTTGCAGCTCGAGAGCACATTCAACAGG TGTATCCTCATGTTGGCGGACACACAACTAATCACCGGTATTGCCATCATGGTCAGCGGATATTATTCCCTTACATGTGGACTGTCCGCTTATCATTGGCAAACCGTCCTTTATCTTGCGTGGTTTTCATGTCTCACCCATCTTTCCGCCCTGACCTGTCTTCGTGCCCATCTGCATGCACATCCGACGGCGCGAACCGGCCGGCTATTACTCATGACTGCTCTGCTCGCCCTCCTCTTCGTGGGGTTTGTTCCCACGGGTCACTTCGACTTTAGAGACCATCAGCTGCCAGAGAAATTCTCCGACTCTGCCCCTGCCGTATGCTATTTCAAGGGCGGCATGGATCGGGACGGTACACCGTTTGCGTCCATGGTCCTTACCCTCCTCCTCCTAGCCTATGGCTATCTTGTCCGAGTCGCCAAGCTTTTCGAATCCTCATCTACTGTGCTCTCTCGCTTCTCTCGGCGGCTTCTGGATCGAAACCATGATAAATTTCTCAATGCTTGGGCCCGAGGGCTGCAAAATATGCGACCCAGTGTTGCGTTATGTGTAGCAGGAGCTTTCATTCCCCTCCAAACAAGCCTGTATTTCGCGCTGCGGATTCTATTGGATCTCTATGCATCCATGCTCTCTGAG GTTTCATCGCTTGTGCTTTCTGCTAGCTGGGCATCGACACGTTTGGCGAATTTACGGCGCTCGGGAGATGTAGGCGATAACGACTGGACATTTGGCCAAGTCATCTCTTTGGTTCTCCTGGCTGGTCCGGCTCTCTCCATCGCCCAGCTAATGTATAGCTGCTGCCTCTCTCCGG GACAAGATAGGACTCAGGAGGACGGCAATATAAGCGCCGAAACATGTATCCAAGGTG ACATGGTGCAAGGTCCCGAGCTTGCGCCATGTCAGCCGCCACCTGGCGAATGTGCTCTCGCAGGAGTTGAAATCATTCCACTCGAAGAGTCTCACTCCTCACTTCCCGGGGATCGGAATCGATCCCTTGCGGATCATTCATCAACATCCATATTGGTGAGGGCGGCAACACCGGCTGGCAATGTAGAAGAGACACGTGTTGAACCTCCTGCTTCGCACCATTACCAAATTCTCCAGTctcctggccatgttgaacaGTTGCAGCCAAGATCGGATATCGATGCTGAAGTTATTCGCATACTCCACCTTGGGCGGAATGCTTATCCAGGGCTTTTGGGTTTTGCCGATATTCTCATTCCATCCGCCCCTCTACTCTATTTCTTTGCCTCCATTCTCGCTGGAGTCGATTTTGTCGTGTTGTTGACGCATCAGATTCTCTACTTTTTTATACTCTTGCCGGTCTTCTCTCAAGCCTTCATCATTTGCGCCTTCTTTTTAAAACTATGCCGCGTAAGAAGACAGGTCGAAGCTGTCCTCAGGTGTGGGCTCGGCGTCGGTTTAGCTGTGTCCGCCATAAATGCTCTAAGATGGGGTCCTCCCTTTTATATTCTGCTAGGCTTGCTAGTAGGATCCCTCTTAGGGCTCCAGATCATAGCCTTTCTGTCCTGGGCTGTTTTCAGGCTGTGCTCGCTCCGTCAGCATTGCCCCCAGGGACTTGCGGCAAGCTCTTAG
- the nucS_0 gene encoding Nuclease S1 has translation MKLSLHYFFLPLLCLPGALAWGALGHDTTAHLASHFVSSPTRDYLKRLLRDQGDDYLAKVATWADQIRGLEVWKYTGNFHFIDAHDDPAGGSCQVDYARDCKEGGCIISALANYTDRARDRALPRIERERAFKFLVHFIGDLHQPLHNEDVARGGTQIRVRWQKRQYNLHAVWDTSILEEITQHLGKDPMSTAIRWADELAREISSGKYAADKKGWLENFHPGSLNVTAMAWSNEANHYVCTHVFPPGLGPKQITQKNLFSNGYYQQAAPIVERQIARAGFRMAAWLDDVVKSIQAEEGSNETVDDEL, from the exons ATGAAGCTTTCTCTTCACTACTTCTTCCTGCCGCTGCTATGTCTCCCAGGAGCCTTAGCCTGGGGAG CTCTGGGTCACGACACCACGGCACATCTCGCCAGCCACTTTGTTTCCTCGCCAACCAGGGACTATCTCAAACGTCTTCTACGTGACCAAGGCGACGACTACCTTGCCAAAGTAGCCACGTGGGCGGATCAGATCAGGGGCCTGGAGGTATGGAAATATACCGGCAACTTCCACTTCATCGATGCCCACGACGACCCTGCCGGCGGCTCGTGCCAGGTCGACTATGCGCGGGACTGCAAGGAGGGAGGGTGTATTATCAGCGCGTTGGCCAACTACACTGACCGGGCGCGTGACAGAGCCCTGCCTCGGATAGAGCGCGAGAGGGCGTTTAAATTCCTGGTCCACTTCATCGGGGACTTGCACCAGCCGTTGCACAATGAAGATGTCGCAAGAGGTGGAACGCAAATCAGGGTCCGGTGGCAGAAGCGCCAATATAACTTGCATGCGGTTTGGGATACCAGTATCCTCGAGGAAATCACACAACATTTGGGCAAAGATCCAATGTCGACTGCCATCCGGTGGGCAGATGAACTAGCCAGGGAGATTAGCAGTGGCAAATATGCGGCCGACAAGAAAGGGTGGCTGGAGAATTTCCACCCTGGGAGTCTGAATGTGACTGCCATGGCGTGGTCGAATGAAGCCAACCATTATGTGTGCACACATG TCTTTCCGCCTGGACTAGGCCCCAAGCAAATTACGCAGAAGAATCTGTTCAGTAATGGATACTACCAACAAGCTGCTCCGATTGTCGAGCGGCAAATTGCTCGTGCGGGTTTCCGGATGGCTGCGTGGCTAGATGATGTTGTCAAGTCGatccaggccgaggagggcagCAATGAGACAGTTGACGATGAGTTGTGA
- the vwkA gene encoding Alpha-protein kinase vwkA, producing the protein MSRECAACDRNLPQSSYKANQYAKGPGVSRCKQCVHGHYSDNPSTRHSDAGRFNNSFRAHIPNSALEQPFAEGAFRRVARGTYTSGPRQGQACVVKWFKRGAVFSKDYFHLDIKAVDKALEFVNGFNDLGIINKTVKINVPSVWQFDDDNDNEWAGQSVLCEPFIQNYQKFNSNSGWTDETRVWGEVMQALSHFSYHVSGGYYVLCDLQGGIYRHQMVLSDPVILSRHRQYGVTDLGPKGISSFFAQHVCNDFCRPHWTQPANPQQHFRPIPGTSMMRRTVPTEHSRPLRTRFPDR; encoded by the coding sequence ATGAGTCGGGAATGTGCCGCTTGTGACCGCAACCTCCCTCAATCATCCTACAAGGCCAACCAGTACGCCAAGGGTCCCGGCGTATCGCGATGCAAGCAATGCGTCCACGGCCATTATTCCGACAACCCATCCACAAGGCATTCCGACGCCGGCAGATTCAACAACTCCTTCCGAGCTCACATCCCAAACTCGGCCCTAGAGCAGCCATTTGCAGAGGGTGCTTTTCGCCGAGTGGCCAGAGGGACGTACACTTCAGGCCCTCGTCAAGGACAGGCATGTGTTGTCAAGTGGTTCAAGCGTGGCGCTGTCTTCTCGAAAGATTATTTCCATCTCGACATCAAGGCTGTAGACAAGGCCCTGGAGTTTGTCAACGGGTTCAATGATCtgggcatcatcaacaaaACCGTCAAAATCAATGTACCTTCAGTGTGGCAattcgacgacgacaatgacaACGAGTGGGCAGGCCAGAGCGTTCTATGCGAGCCATTTATCCAAAACTACCAAAAGTTCAACAGCAATAGCGGATGGACCGATGAGACTAGGGTATGGGGGGAAGTCATGCAGGCCCTCAGCCACTTTAGCTACCATGTGTCCGGCGGCTATTATGTTCTGTGCGACCTCCAAGGCGGCATCTACCGGCATCAGATGGTCCTCTCTGACCCTGTTATCCTGTCTCGGCATCGTCAATACGGCGTGACAGATCTTGGCCCCAAGGGCATCAGCTCGTTTTTCGCCCAGCATGTCTGCAACGACTTCTGTCGCCCGCACTGGACGCAGCCTGCCAACCCGCAGCAACACTTCCGCCCGATCCCGGGCACCAGTATGATGCGACGAACAGTGCCGACCGAACACTCACGGCCCCTTCGTACAAGGTTCCCCGACAGGTAG
- the PAFA gene encoding Platelet-activating factor acetylhydrolase: MPRDSQPPPSPTLELASLSPTSSISPDSPLLTPTSTAPPPRWALPSRTRLQHLLDGTRTASRAILLRTRRLAPLPRRLSWTSGVLCTLLAYTIACLALSIPPFASRLPAYTGPHAVGAIDMEVPLPQARLIADPVFKHSHTPAFKLETVLLTLYYPASPSASSSSPPLPWIPRPISLTAQGYARFARADNFLTRPLFTFLLWLAAGSVTIPAATDVPLLADGGAKLPVVVFSHGMASSRTDYTHYLGSLASRGAVVAALEHRDGSCPGTLIRLPDRPPLQRPHFRASDLLASPTNRTPVDTPSMKRHQLAFRDAEIFETIRLLRLLDANASVPSTRDPPKSLGSFASRLDLDTLVTAGHSYGATAALQALRHAPSPSDKGPNPSVAGIALDPGKESGPLNAALNVSLLVVHSDSWSRQRTLFFGRPHFDTVRDLVADVLERSGRAAWFLTSLGTSHPSVSDAPLIEPLLLSWTTGATLNVREALGEYVRVSHDFIQSLRTAKVDGILQEKVTHTEYNKWVSDERKASFPKDMARLWEIHVSPASSNDLKGPDGQT, translated from the coding sequence ATGCCACGGGACTCACAACCACCGCCCTCGCCCACCCTCGAACTCGCCTCCCTCTCACCCACGTCCTCCATCTCGCCCGACTCGCCGCTGCTCACGCccacgtcgacggcgcccCCGCCGCGCTGGGCGCTCCCATCGCGAACCCGACTCCAGCACCTCCTCGACGGCACGCGCACAGCGTCCAGAGCCATCCTCCTGCGCACCAGACGCCTCGCCCCCCTCCCACGGCGCCTCTCCTGGACATCCGGCGTCCTCTGCACGCTCCTCGCCTACACAATCGCGTGCCTGGCCCTCTCCATCCCGCCCTtcgcctcccgcctcccgGCCTACACGGGCCCccacgccgtcggcgccATCGACATGGAAGTGCCGCTCCCGCAGGCCCGCCTCATCGCCGACCCCGTCTTCAAGCACTCCCACACGCCGGCGTTCAAGCTCGAAACCGTCCTCCTGACACTCTACTACCCAGCCTCCCCctccgcctcgtcctcctccccgCCGCTCCCCTGGATCCCGCGGCCCATCAGCCTCACGGCCCAGGGATACGCGCGCTTCGCCCGGGCCGACAACTTCCTCACCCGCCCGCTCTTCACATTCCTCCTCTGGCTCGCCGCCGGGTCCGTCACCATCcccgccgccaccgacgTCCCCCTCCTCGcagacggcggcgccaagctccccgtcgtcgtcttctcccaCGGCATGGCCTCCTCCCGCACCGACTACACCCACTACCTCGGCTCCCTCGCGTCgcgcggcgccgtcgtcgccgccctcgagcACCGCGACGGCTCCTGCCCCGGCACCCTCATCCGCCTCCCCGACCGCCCGCCCCTCCAACGCCCTCACTTCCGCGCCTCCGAcctcctcgcctcgcccACCAACCGCACCCCCGTCGACACGCCCTCCATGAAGCGGCACCAACTCGCCTTCCGCGACGCCGAAATCTTCGAAACCATCCGCCTCCTGCggctcctcgacgccaacgcCTCCGTCCCAAGCACCCGCGACCCCCCAAAGTCCCTGGGCTCCTTCGCCTCGCGCCTCGACCTAGACACCCTCGTCACAGCAGGCCACTCGTACGGCGCCACAGCCGCCCTCCAGGCCCTCCGGCACGCGCCCTCCCCCTCCGACAAAGGGCCCAACCCGTCCGTGGCCGGCATCGCCCTCGACCCAGGCAAGGAGAGCGGGCCCCTCAACGCCGCGCTCAACGTGTCCCTGCTCGTCGTCCACTCCGACTCGTGGTCCCGCCAGCGCACCCTCTTCTTCGGCAGGCCGCACTTCGACACCGTCCGCGACCTGGTCGCCGACGTCCTCGAGAGGTCCGGGCGCGCAGCCTGGTTCCTGACGAGCCTCGGCACAAGCCACCCCAGCGTGTCGGATGCCCCCCTCATAGAGCCCCTCCTGCTGAGCTGGACGACGGGCGCGACGCTCAATGTGAGGGAGGCCTTGGGCGAGTACGTCCGCGTTTCGCACGACTTTATCCAGTCTCTGCGGACCGCCAAAGTGGACGGCATTCTGCAGGAAAAGGTTACGCACACCGAATACAACAAGTGGGTGAGCGATGAGAGAAAAGCCTCCTTTCCCAAGGACATGGCCCGCTTATGGGAAATTCATGTCAGTCCGGCCTCGTCAAACGACCTGAAGGGCCCAGACGGACAGACCTGA
- the SPM1 gene encoding Subtilisin-like proteinase Spm1, with amino-acid sequence MHTFVAAVALSVVGVAQAGFSIETIHKESAPILTHVDAEVVPDSYIIKFKDHVNEAAVNDHHSWIQSIHKDGEEERLELRKRSLGSSPVEAFAGLKHTYNIASGFKGYSGHFHESVIEKVRNHGDVEFIEKDTIARILRPVTPDESVQETCTPETEKQAPWGLARVSHRKGLSFGTYNKYLYAADGGEGVDAYVIDTGTNTDHVDFEGRAKWGKTIPAGDADEDGNGHGTHCSGTIAGKKYGVAKKANVYAVKVLRSNGSGTMADVVKGVEFAATRHVEQVLLAKDGKRKGFKGSVANMSLGGGKTQALDAAVNAAVKAGIHFAVAAGNDNADACNYSPAAAELPVTVGASAFDDSRAYFSNYGKCTDIFAPGLNILSTWIGSRTAVNTISGTSMASPHICGLLAYYLSLQPAGDSEFSVASITPKQLKETLIDISTQGVLTDIPNDTPNKLAWNGGGCSNYSKIVAAGGYIGRPRTSEPKPVGNAVKEEMKVLSHKVSQGVKDLGDKTEKFVEKIHDVVDKEIEHFISEISV; translated from the exons ATGCACACTTTCGTTGCCGCGGTCGCACTCTCCGTGGTGGGTGTCGCCCAGGCGGGATTCAGCATTGAGACCATACACAAGGAATCAGCTCCGATTCTCACCCATGTCGACGCTGAAGTCGTTCCTGACTCCTACATCATCAAGTTCAAGGACCACGTCAACGAAGCCGCGGTCAACGACCACCATAGCTGGATTCAAAGCATCCAcaaggatggcgaggaggagcgttTGGAACTTCGCAAGCGAAGTCTGGGATCCTCACCAGTGGAGGCTTTCGCCGGCTTGAAGCACACGTACAACATTGCCAGCGGCTTCAAGGGCTATTCCGGTCACTTCCATGAGTCCGTCATCGAGAAGGTCCGAAATCATGGCGAC GTCGAGTTCATTGAGAAGGATACCATTGCCCGCATTTTGCGCCCTGTCACCCCCGACGAGTCTGTGCAGGAGACTTGCACTCCCGAGACCGAGAAGCAGGCCCCGTGGGGCCTTGCTCGTGTCTCCCATCGCAAGGGTCTTTCCTTTGGCACCTACAACAAGTACTTGTATGctgccgacggcggcgagggcgtcgaTGCTTACGTTATTGATACTGGTACCAACACTGATCATGTGGACTTTGAGGGTCGTGCCAAATGGGGTAAGACCATTCCCGCTGGAGATGCCGATGAGGATGGCAACGGCCATGGTACTCACTGCTCTGGAACCATTGCCGGCAAGAAGTACGGTGTTGCCAAGAAGGCAAACGTCTATGCCGTCAAGGTTCTCCGCTCCAACGGCTCTGGCACCATGGCCGATGTCGTCAAGGGTGTTGAGTTCgctgccaccagacatgttgaaCAGGTCTTGCTTGCCAAAGACGGTAAGCGAAAGGGATTCAAGGGTTCCGTCGCCAACATGTCCCTCGGTGGTGGTAAGACACAGGCTCTAGACGCTGCAGTGAATGCTGCCGTCAAGGCTGGTATTCActttgccgtcgctgccGGTAACGATAACGCCGATGCCTGTAACTATTCCCCTGCCGCCGCAGAGCTTCCCGTCACTGTCGGTGCCTCTGCTTTCGATGACAGCCGTGCCTACTTCTCCAACTATGGCAAGTGCACTGACATCTTTGCCCCTGGTCTCAACATCCTGTCCACCTGGATTGGCTCCCGGACTGctgtcaacaccatctcgGGCACCTCCATGGCCTCTCCCCACATCTGCGGCCTCCTCGCCTACTATCTCTCTCTCCAGCCGGCTGGTGACTCTGAATTCTCTGTCGCCTCAATCACCCCTAAGCAGCTCAAGGAGACTCTCATTGATATCTCCACTCAGGGTGTCCTGACTGACATTCCCAATGACACCCCCAACAAGCTGGCCTGGAATGGTGGCGGTTGCAGCAACTACTCCAAGATTGTTGCTGCCGGTGGCTATATTGGCAGGCCCAGGACTTCTGAGCCGAAGCCGGTTGGGAACGCTGTCAAGGAAGAGATGAAGGTTCTTTCCCACAAGGTCTCACAGGGCGTCAAGGACTTGGGCGACAAAACGGAGAAGTTTGTCGAAAAGATCCACGACGTCGTTGATAAGGAGATTGAGCACTTCATCTCCGAGATCTCCGTGTAA